Below is a window of Populus trichocarpa isolate Nisqually-1 chromosome 3, P.trichocarpa_v4.1, whole genome shotgun sequence DNA.
aactttaactGTGTTCATGTCACAGTCATCAGCTTTTTCTTGCCGACGTCACACTGCGCGTGATTGTCACTTGCAAGCTAGCAAATTAGTTACGAACTTgtgatataagaaaaataattctctCTTATAAGTGAATGGTTCGTAGCCTCAGTCTCCAAAATAGCGCGTGTATTGAATCTTACAATTTAGCCAATTATATTCTAAGCACCTTCAATTCGTTGTCCAATAAAACTTCTGTGCATCGTGACGGCTTGCTTTCGTGGAGCCCACTTCCATGGGAACctaagaattattatttatttgtttgcttttgttttctccCCTCTCATTAAAAGCATTCTTTCGAAAACCGTACTGGCCAGCTGGTCTACCTGAAATCTAAGCTGATCAGGGCCTTgctaacaaaaattatatatataaaaaattgattcgtttgttttaaaaatatttttaaaaagtttttttaatttaaaattaatatttttttaatattttcagatcattttgatgtgttaatatcaaaaatataatttaaaaaaaataaaaaaatattatttgaatatattttcaagtaaaaaatactttaaaaaacaaccgctaccacactctcaaacacaccCAAAAACACACCAGACATGActcaataaaaacttaattataaatttattaactttttttaaaaaatattattattaaaaataaattattttaataaaaagattttaatcaaTTGGATCTTTCTAAAAGTATGATTAAAAGggatattgttgttgtttttttttctaataaaatttcaGTTAATAAGAATCAACCAGGAGAGCACTGTGAGGAGGGTTGCAATTTGGAAGTCctgtgaatttttcttttttctattaaagCAAGGGAGATTGGTAATTAGAAATATAAGTGGAAATGGAccgactttttttcttttttctttttatcatgagGTTTGAATAATTATCGGTTGTGTCCAAAGATTGGAAAATTCAAGTAAATCCATATATATTTCAAGTCCATTCCTACTTTAAGCTCTTGAAAATACGAAAGActctttttcaacttttctttattataaagATTAGGATCTACCCGCGAGTTGCCGAGTTCTGCTCTCAGTTGTTGCCCCATGCCACTTGATTCCTTGCCTGCATATTCAAAATGTAAGCATGATTTTGAGATTACATTTGCTATATTTAAATGGGACATATGATATAATACacatataatatcaaaatataaatgtattaaTAGTATATTAATCACCATCCAGAGCATTCTCATTTATCTCGGACTCAGTTTAATtctattaatttaatgaattaattcatgataaaaaatatatatatttaatctaGTTAAGAATTCTAGTTAACCTAATAGATTCCACATGgcatattaaaaatctaactaACCCAATTTTAAAGAGTAATTTAACTAATCCGgtatatgatttgttttttaatggtcaCAAGTTTATGTATTGAAGatttatatagttgttaatttaaaaaatcataaaattaattgaaatatacataaattaacccatattaatatatataaaaacccaaGTAACCCAAAtcgaaaattttaaaactatgttttgttttttatacgtGAAAATAATCGTGTAGCATATCTTCCAACTATTATTACCATCAACGAGGGTATCATGCTCAGGGCCTGCCCTTTCCAATTCCCTAGTAACTGGCCTGTTCATGTAATCATTTTCtcaggcaagaaaaaaaaaaaaaaaaaaaaaaaagaggggggtGGGGacatcaatcaattaatttccaTCACTTGTATTCCCATAGCTGGCACGATGTAACCAGGAATATAAAAAGACTTGACCACCTTATTTATAATCGACTAACAGCTCATGTTCGCCTAATGTATGTACTTCCCAGGCAAGAAATTTATGggaaaaaagatttgaatttttttatttccaattatttttttctattatgaattttttttaatatatttatattaaaaataaaatttaaaaataaaaaataatatcttcatatatttttaaataaaaaatattttaaaaaataaatgctacTTAACCAACTCTTAATCAAgatgttattaaataatttgcatttttttcttttaaaattatttttatacttagccactttcatgtgtttaataaaatgatgagtgatttgtgaaattatttttttaattaaaaatatattaaaataatattattaagatattttttatattttaaacatcaatatattaaaactataaaaaaaaatattttcatctagaaaaaattttgaaaagtaaaagcAAAGTTAGACAAGCTTTTTGACTTGttacaataattattaaaacaatacaGCTCGATAGATCAATCTGGGACTTGATTTATTTGGCccctaatttaaattaattttaaaaaaccaatccGAGGTTAACTTGATGGATTGACTTATAACCTGCTCGACACACTTAaaatatggttttgattttaaaaaatcttaaaaataatattattaattttttaaaaaaatatttaaaaaaatttgttttggattAATGTATATCAACAATGACTAGGTCTAATAACTTTTATTACAACTTTCATATACATTTATGACTCGTTGTCTTCTCTACGATTAGAAATTTCATATACATTTATTACAAATTTCCTTTTAGAAATTTCTTTAGAATTAATAGGAAAAATTCATGGAATTAAATAGAACTTATTCCACACACAAAACATGGTGATCAAGTTGGCTAATCCAAATTTGCCAATCTCCATTCTCCTGGTGTAAAAATAATTGCTTCAGCAATCGCATATTCTTCGaccaatttttatatataccaCTACACCAATATCCCTCTCGAAATATAATATCAGACAGATCATTTACTTCTACTGGTTCATCATTTCCCCCCATATCCTCCATTGAATTCGAACACAAGAGAGAAAAGACTTCCCTCTTGAATCAAGCTCAAGAGATGGTGACTTGAAACGGCAACGATCAAGATTCGAGACTCCTGTAACGTTGTAGCGATGATGCACTACACATCAATATTTCTAGTGCGCACCGTTTTAAGCAAATAACCATAAACTCTTGCTGTAAACTCTTTGAAATTTAGTTTCTTGCTTAACCAAACCAGTATTATTAAATGTTGTTGctctactttttttaaaaaataataattaaaataataatattttacattaattCACTTAATCTGTATCCTGGGTTATGAATGGAGCCGTGTTTTAcaacaataaatcaaaaaaagaaaaaagaagggaatATTTTGACTTGGCCATCCTCCCTATTACACACACAAATTCACAAAACAACCCTcgaaaaatctaatattatacaATACCCCTTTCTCTAATCAACTCATAAACCCCACCGCCCCCTCTCCACATCATTTCTAACAACAATTTAAAATCCCCCcacgtctctctctctccctccccccTTTCTCTTCTAGATTCTGGAGCTAGAATCCGGAATCTATCTATGAATCTATAATTCTTGTCCTTGTTTAGTTACAAGATTAACTCTTCTTAATCAACCAAGCAACGATCACCCTATAATCACCAAACCAGTAATCTTCCCTCTCAAGAAAATCATAAGCTGACCCGAAAAATGACCATGGACCGAAACTCGCCACCAGAAACACCAGGCAGGGACTCAAAATCATTTCTTGTTCTCTCAATAGAATGTCTAAAAGGGACTTCGAAAGCTGACGAATGGAAGGTAGACATGCTTCAAACAGGAGATATAGTAGAAGAAATTCTTATCGGATCCGggtcgtcgtcgtcatcatcatccGGGTCTGGCGGGTTGACAAGATATAGCGCTCCATTCAAGAATGGAAAAAGTGGGGTTCAAAAGATACTTCATAACTCGTTCAAAAACAAAGAGACTTCGATTGTTGTTCGAGTTAGACGTGGTGGAGATGAGTTTGCTGAGTTGCATGCCTGTGTTGTGCCCGAGTCGGGTTACAAGAACAAGTATGTTTTGAGGTCTATTGCGGATCCGAATTATTCTGTCGGGTTCACAGATCGGTCTGAAGCCGAGTGCTTTGAATTGCAAGGTGATTTCTTTGGTTTGTATCTTTGAAAAGTTTGATGTTTTCGAgtttgtgttttgtgttttgtgttGACTTTTTTACGagtaccatgttttttttaagacaagCATGCGGGGGGAGGGTTAATTTCCTGATTTTTATGTTCATATGAAGCTTCCAGGGTTAATTAAGTTTCATTAACTCTTGCCTAAACTGATCCGAAAATACTCTTTATTGTCGAAAAAGCTAGAATACTAGAAGTATTATAATCAAGCTTAATAGGGTGTTAGGAAGAGAATTTAGAAATATCAAGTAGCCTTAAACTTTTTGTACTCTATAGAATGTGTGAAATGTACCAAGTGGGGCAGAATTTGGTGGGCATTGACTAATGGGTCACATAATTTTCTCCTAATAGTTTTTTTCGTTGGAGACAATCAttacttttaattgttttctagaTGGTCACAAAAAGACAGTGGATTTCATGTACAGAGTTATCTTCTTGACCCACTTGGCTTCATGAATTTTCCCCTTTTCTGTCTTGTCATTCTCAAGAATGGGCTTCTCATATCAATGCAGCAATCCTTTCATCCACTGTTGTCTCTAATTTGGGATGGTGAACATGACAtggtgacattttttttttgtgcaaatTGACTAAAATGGTGTTGGCTTGGCTTTGcgtttttttttagttgcatTTGTTAGGTCACCTGTTTTTGTCACATCATATTTGATTGATCatatttcaactttttaaaattgaggcTTGGTGTTTACACATGGGTTAGTGGCTATGCTTTTGGACTTTGTAGAGTTCAGATTCTACAAGAAACACTGGATGCCAAGAAGAATTTCTCCACTACAACTGATTGCATCCATACCATTGTTTGATGAATGTTAGATTCAGTCTATAGGCATTTCacattttaaagttatttaactTGTTAGTTTGAATTAGTTTGTGTCTGGTCTTATTTACAATTTTCCTTTTCTGGGGACTAGGATTTTGATGCTTCAATAACAGAGAACAGTGTTCTGCACATGTAACATGGACTAGGGCTGTAATTGGCTTGCATTAGTTTGAGTGTCATGGATCATGCTTGAATGTGAGGGGTGGCAAATGGGAAATttagttttaagttttaaaatcacAATATTGGATGAAGAATGCCATCTTCTGTGTATCTCGTGTTGGTTTTTGCTCTATTTGATGTGCAATGCCCTCTTTTAGGCCCAAGTTCTGATTGAAAGTAACTGCGATATGTCACCATTTTCCAACCTTTAGCTGGAGCTAAAAGATCCCTTAATAATGCTTAAAACAACTGGCGTTTTCACTGTCTGACCTGGGCTCTCTGTGTCCTATGACTTTCTTATATATTTCTATGTCTTCACTAACTGAACGTAACTGCATTCCTTCAATCCTGTCTCACAATGTAGTATGTGCAAATCCCAATCAATGGTTTGAATAATTTAACGTTGTCAAAATCTTAATGTGCATATCACCTGTCACAGCCACTTGAAGTTCTATAGTCTCTTACATGACTTTAGCTTGGGATCATTCTTGAGCCATTATCGTCGAAACTTGTTATTGGTTGCGGTTTCCTGCAGCTTTTAATGAGCAATTAATTCAGCTTCAAAAGTATCAACAAAATGCGATGGAATGCTTAAAACATCGGTGTACATTTCAAATCCATTTTACAGTAGGTAGCTGATAGATCCAGGCAAATGAATCTCTGGTCAACAACAATATTAAATCTTTTGCACTTTTTGGTTTGGTGAACTAGAACTTAATTTGCAACTTGTCTTTTATGTTCTGCTACTGTTTCTATCTATGTGAAATGACTAGTTGCATTTTGCAGCTTCAAGAAGCTCCAGAATTGTTAGTGCATTACAGAGGGCTAAGCTTCAAGATGGATATGTGGGATATCCGTGGGAAAAGAGGATGCAGGAGTTGCTAGATGTTCCCAATTCAAgcagctttctttctttactccTCCTTCCAAAAGCTTCAGATCCAGTTGCTTCTCGGTACAATGACTTGGAGGACACTCTTGCCAGGGCAAATGCGTGGCTGCACGCATCTCAGGCCTCTGGGGTTTCAATTGTTTTCATGAACATTCAAACTGAATCCCTGCTTACCAAGGTAACCACTCTAGCCTAAAGAAAGTTGGATTAGTTTACGTACTTGTTGTTTTTCAGATGCATATGCTAACTAATTTTCAGTTCAAATTCCATGGAAAACCTATTCTACTTCAGCAGTGTTATCATAGAGATCCTTTGATTCATCATTAAAACTTGGTCCATAAACTGTCGGCAATAATACTTACTGACTGTATCTTCTACGTTAACAGAAAGAAAGCACGGCTACTTTCTATGATTCTGGCAATCTACTCTTGGCTCAAAATAATGAAATGTTTGCTTCACATATATTTTGGACAGATATCTGGAGAGACAGCTTCTTCAACTGTGAATGCTGGTTCATTGTCTGATTTGTCCAATCTTGCTCATGTAAGCTTGTATGGTTTTGAGGATTATCATGGGGTTGATATCGGTGTAGTTAGAGCAGTTCGTCTCTGGTATGCACCTTTATGTGGAGAATTTGCAATTGAGGTCAAAATACAAGAAGATGATACAAAGCTCGGATTTGCCATTAGCCGCACAGAAGAGGTATTCCACCTAACTCTCCAAGCCACCAGTCACAATTGCTGTCTTTTTCGATGAGTAATATGTAGTTTTGAACAGTTTGCTTAGCTTTCGCTCTGTATCGACAGGGCTTTATCTTCATTTCCTCCGTTATGGATGGTGATGAAAATGCACCCTCGACAAGGTCAGGGCTCAGCAATCTATACAAAGAAGCAAAAAGTGCATCAAGATTACTAGTTGTTTCAAGAGTCTCAAACGAGAAAGTCCTTCCTTGGATGGTTTCGTCAACAGGAGCAGTCCGATGTTTTGACACTGTCTCGCTAAGCCAGAAACTTTCCTTGCATCGCCATGCCAAGGTGCCTATTCTCATTCATGTTTTCTTGTGGGACAGAACATTGCC
It encodes the following:
- the LOC7478332 gene encoding uncharacterized protein LOC7478332, yielding MTMDRNSPPETPGRDSKSFLVLSIECLKGTSKADEWKVDMLQTGDIVEEILIGSGSSSSSSSGSGGLTRYSAPFKNGKSGVQKILHNSFKNKETSIVVRVRRGGDEFAELHACVVPESGYKNKYVLRSIADPNYSVGFTDRSEAECFELQASRSSRIVSALQRAKLQDGYVGYPWEKRMQELLDVPNSSSFLSLLLLPKASDPVASRYNDLEDTLARANAWLHASQASGVSIVFMNIQTESLLTKISGETASSTVNAGSLSDLSNLAHVSLYGFEDYHGVDIGVVRAVRLWYAPLCGEFAIEVKIQEDDTKLGFAISRTEEGFIFISSVMDGDENAPSTRSGLSNLYKEAKSASRLLVVSRVSNEKVLPWMVSSTGAVRCFDTVSLSQKLSLHRHAKVPILIHVFLWDRTLPLPSAGSARFKSVSPPVLAFPPEIQLAHHLSQNQILPLPADVPNDAVNEAEGRLDRDTAGEASFRFHDFSPPNNWV